From Camelus bactrianus isolate YW-2024 breed Bactrian camel chromosome 16, ASM4877302v1, whole genome shotgun sequence, the proteins below share one genomic window:
- the LOC105068719 gene encoding uncharacterized protein LOC105068719 — MADQFFQCKSWDTEQLCQDPDANSEGLFDKPPPEDPPAVRGPKSAAWASGKKAGRRAGGRAQGARSGQPPRAAARSSPREETPPLDEGCYLDHFPHLSIFIYAAIAFSITSCIFTYIHLQLA; from the coding sequence TTTCAGTGCAAATCGTGGGACACCGAGCAGCTTTGCCAAGACCCCGACGCTAACTCCGAAGGCCTGTTTGACAAGCCTCCCCCAGAAGATCCCCCCGCCGTCCGCGGGCCCAAGTCGGCGGCCTGGGCCTCAGGGAAGAAGGCTGGTCGGCGCGCAGGCGGGAGGGCGCAGGGGGCCCGCTCCGGGCAGCCCCCCAGGGCCGCAGCGCGCTCCTCTCCCCGGGAGGAGACACCTCCACTGGACGAAGGCTGCTATCTCGACCATTTTCCGCACCTCTCCATCTTTATCTACGCGGCCATCGCCTTCTCCATCACCTCCTGCATCTTTACCTATATCCATCTACAGCTTGCCTGA